A window of Bactrocera dorsalis isolate Fly_Bdor chromosome 4, ASM2337382v1, whole genome shotgun sequence genomic DNA:
GCTTgcgtgtatttatatatgtagggCGAcaatatgtgtaagtatgtaagtatgtatacgtTTCACACCCTCTTGTTCGTTAAaaatgaagtttaaaaaataattacaattacactattgcaaaaaaaaataaatatcagtgCTTATGTTCGTTaaacaactaaataaaaattaatcagcaattgttgcttttgtctAGCGAGCGTCCAGcaattaatttcttaatattgtaaactatttttgttcaaaaagaAAGTGCGGGTCACACATAACCTTAAATGAAAGTTTTTTGCTtaggaaaagttttttttgaaaaatttagaaaaaaattttgaatatttttagctttaaatcaaaaatatgtaagtCAAAACCTTGATACAATTATATACAGtattgtacaaaaaatatttttttcatatgaatttcttgtttacattttgatggttttatgtgttaaaaaatatattcgcaTTCAGTTATCACcccaaaaaacatatttttaatggctgaaatctttgaaaaacttatttttgaaacataaaaaCTAAGCAAAACGACTGAGTTTTGgcaaattatggtttttgagcgTCCTACAAAAGCTTATATAATCGTATCATggtcaaagcaaaaaaaatcttttctaTCATTAAATACTGTGTGAATGTAGTAATCAAACATTAAAATACAgtgaatttaagtaaaaaaatataaataaagctaAGGCTGTTTGAGGCAAACGTGAGTTGTTCTTAGTAAATGGCTGCCGTTTTTGCAATTAATAAGTTTATCTACTTTTGCATATATAGGTATTTTGCtttacattaataaataatttcatacaaGTTAGCATTTCGCATAATTTCATCTCAAATTcattacgtacatacatatgtaagtttcaTATTTCTcagcacgtatgtatgtatgtattattgtgtatgcatttcaatatatatatttaacaattAATGCTTAACACTATATATAAGCCTTTATACTCTTGTTCTGTTTAATACATattatgtgtatgtttataacTAATACTTTCgctaaaacttttgtttttcaacacaattatttattaagttatatgtgtgtgtatgtaggtgCTTGTAAGCTTGGTTACAACTGAGCTGCAGTTTTACGATATTATTTCTCAACGATTTGTTTGACTCAATGAATTGGACATGTTCATACACGAtttcaagtgtgtgtgtgtgttttccaTTAATTGCACTTTAAGGCTTATTTCTCACTGATTAACATTGCATAACTATTTTTGCTAGTTGTTGCTACTATATACtgcattatgtatgtatgtatatatgtatgtgtattgtaACATACGTTTTAgatatattgtttttattaacaatttactGCTATTAATGAGCCAGTATGagttcaattaaattaatacattaaaatataatacatattatgtatgtatgtatataataccaTAGGCATTTTGTTTAGTCTATAACCGCAAATAGGTTGCATCATGTTTTCTTGGGAGCCTCGTATGTGGAGCAATTGTCTCTCATAacattttatgatttatttttctaaaacacacAATAAATttgcgcaaaatatttaattcctttgtaataataacaatttgttTGTCTTTTTGGTTGCCTAACGGAATGCTATACATGCGCAGCAGCATTTAAGTGTCAAACAAAAACTCGGACGGATGTCTGCACAGGTGCAATGCACGgtgcaagtaaataaaaaatacaaaggaACTCATTTGGAATATTTCAGTGCGTTGCCACAAACATATGCGttggtttaaaaaaatactggaaaaattaaaattaagaaaaaaatatgatttgtagattagaagcttaaaaaaaattgtaaaaatttataattgaaaaaaataaaattaaaaaaaaaattaaatgtaaaatccAGTTGTGCACTAATATATAATTATgctatatacgtacatatattgtagTTATTGTAGtctcatacatttttatatgccaTAAACTAACTAAAAGCtgtattgttgaaaaaaatcatttatttgttgtaattgttgcaaGTTCAAGTAAAATGAATTCTATTTTAGTATCTCAGCAAACTAATGGCTCTGATTTTATGCTTATTAAAAggctaaacaattttttaagcaggtttCGAAACGCGTAGCTCGAAATACTgccaacaaaaacttttaacttaaactaaaaaataaatggtttGATTTAATAGCTTTTTCAACTTATGCAAGTAgcaaattatatgtatttgtgtgtctATAAATAGCTATTACGTGCTAGAGTCttctaatattttgttcaagCTAGTCTTTCATATATGCCTCCTTAcaacttcaaaatatattaatgtatattatagtgtattaaacataaaataaatatatatgtatgtatatagctgcTTATGTGCGAGAAAGAAATCATTTTGTGcgtactaaaaattatttatgtgtgtgtatataaaaatggaAGCTGTCTTTTTTTTCGCCATTTCATgacttttctcaaattttttcaagtttaatACTTGTTCAGTAATTAATTTAAtctggatatgtatgtatgctaaattttaaagcaaaagttaAACTGGAATGATGCGTCTAACaacagttttttcaaaaatcagcAGGGCAATgcttaaaaaatagtatttagtTCGAACTTTTAACTAACTTCCCTGCAAATACTGTAACTTTGCTTCTGCATAGACATTGTtatacattttacacttttctgCTTAAAACTTTATGCTTAAATACTTTAGTTATTAACTATAATGTGTCACTTTGTATAACACTAATTAGAACTTGAATACTTTTTGCTTGCATGTGACTGCTTTATATAACTAGATTACAACTACTGTCTTATTATATGTGATTAACTCGTAAGATACTGTTcctatatacgtatgtatgtatataaaagtgcaacagcatatattatataatacgcATTCCTTGTTCTTAACTTTGATCTTGGTTGaatattgttgtaataaataTGTGAGCTTACGCTCACCAGGCGCCGTAAGTCTCCACTTTTTTGCACGGCACTGCTTTGTTCATCGCGTAAAGGCACTAAGAAAGTGTGCGCCACCCATATCGAACTGCTGTTCGTAACCCTCTTCGGCCGCATTTGGTGGCGGCACCAAATTACCGGCTATGGCACTTGCCGCCTTCAACTGATCCATGTCCACCATCATGGGCGGCTTGTCGCCGGGCTTCCAGCGCCGATGTATGCCCATCGATTTGAGCTTCTGACAGACCGAAGACGGTGAAATGGGGAAGCCTTTCTCGGCGAGGCGTGCCGACACCTTCCAATACTGTATGTTGCTGTCTTCGCGTATGAGTTCGAGTATCTCACGTGTTATCTCCTTGTCGCGTTGCTCACGCTCGGCTGCCTTTAAACGACGTCGTGGATGTACGAATTTCACCGGTCCGGGCGCTGTGGTGGGGGTGCTGGTGGCCGGTTGCTCGTATTGTGGCGGCGAGGCGGATGGTTGTGATGTGGCGTAGTGTTGTCCGTCaagcaattgctgttgttgttgtgcaagttgttgttgttcttgtagctgctgttgctgctgctgtagcTGTTGCTTCTGCAAATGTTGTTGTTCTttcagttgttgctgttggcgttGCAGTAAACGCAAGCgctcttgctgttgttgctgtaaacgtttttgttgctgatgttgttgttgtatctgTAGCTGTCGGTGCTGCTCTTGTTGCAGCTGCTGTTGCAAGAGCAATTGATGTGCCATCTGTGACTCAATGCTATCCGTAACAGCGCCGCCAGCCGCTTCGCCACAAACACTCGACCCATTTGAGGCACTGCGACCGTCTCTCTTGTTGCGATATGACAACGGCAATCCTTTGACAATGGCATCGCGTACCTTCCAAGCGGTCATTTGTGAGACATTCAGTGCGCGTGCTATCTCCATGGTGGATGCGTTCTGTGCGACCAACGTCTTGGCCATCGCATATTTCTCGTCGTCAATGAAAACGTTTGGTTTACGCGGTTTCTTTGTCTGACCTGTGGTAGCAGGCGTGTGAGTCTCCCTGGATTAAAggaaatttattgtctttaGTTGATGTTCGAGATGAAATAAGTGCTACTTTACTTACTTGTTTGGCGGTTCGTTGTTCTGCGCGCCTTGCGGGGTGCGAATTGATAGATTCACAGGGAGTTGGTGCCTGAAAGGTAACGGTAATAATAACTACGATGGTTTCTAATTTCTTTTACTTAaaggttcaaagtaaaaaaGCTTGAGGGCAGCAGAGGGATTTCAAAATTCCTCCACAAAGTCTGGCTTCAATAATTATGTTCCAACGCAAATAGATTTTTGAATTACTCATatctattttttgttaaatacttACACGGCGGCGGCGGCTGCGGACGGAAATTGTGTGATCACTGACTGAGCTACACTCTCCTTACTGTGATTTGACAACTGTTGACGCAGTCCATTCAAGTCCTTCGGTGTTATAAGCCCCGGTGCGACGGCACCCTCCATTAGCGCTTGTGGAAGTGCTGCATTTGTTTGTATTACACTTTGTGGGTGTTGAATATGCTGTTGGAGCTGATAGTTTTGTTCTAGTTCACGTTGttgcatttgtaatttttgtgctTGATCTTGTTCCGACTTCTTAGTGTCATCGCTTTTCTCTACAGAATTATCAGTCTCTTCACCGTCGTCGCCATTTTTGTTATCTTCGTCTTCTTCgtcgtcatcatcatcgtcatcgtcgtcgtcgtcgtcatcgtcATCCGAATCATCGGAGTCACTGTCAGAATCGTCATCATTATCGTTATCGCCCTCCGCATTATTCGCATTGTTAAGactttgctgttgctgttgttgttgtaattgtaataACTGTTGTTCCATCAGCTTAGCAGTCAATGCAGACTCTTCAGCCTGCAACTGTTGCTTctccgctgctgctgctgctgctgcatacTGTTCGTGTTGCAACTGTTCGCGCGGGACCTCCAACGCCCGAGCATGTGCTTCGTTATTTTCTTGCTGCTCGACTCCAGCAGCTTCGTTTTCACGCCTAGAATCTCTTTCCTCTCCGCCTTCGCCTTCTTCGGACTCGTCATCGCTCTCGGACTTCTCCTGCTTCACCATGCGTTGCATTTGCGCGAAC
This region includes:
- the LOC105224928 gene encoding homeobox protein prospero isoform X2; the protein is MESYGGSDGDGEGPHDQTHVSASAHSNGLMIEEDDGEIKFPYAKPPFDFHSIRLMHEYMQQQLSKINGSHKSAGADNSGANSDAAADDDEEDPLPLMPEVQLLTPNDEVAVVGGANNNNIPAYGGVEQPALRGYQCPDCFQIFEMKQILKAHMQSVHGTQGPVYECTNCKKTYFYKRFLEKHVRRGRCVKKRRNQTRPMQCSDCHVLFPTGHHLGWHKRTGCPSRAAKMPLQQLLKQNIVEYNNFPKRVGIRKPENALYLHNRKLHIANNKRKGRTRIKLDSKKIALAKQLILREATTTVIANELNISRTFAWRLRKSLVNGVSLHERVIDNNGEECDETAAQPMVADSTEELPRLYPLAQPLDQFAQMQRMVKQEKSESDDESEEGEGGEERDSRRENEAAGVEQQENNEAHARALEVPREQLQHEQYAAAAAAAEKQQLQAEESALTAKLMEQQLLQLQQQQQQQSLNNANNAEGDNDNDDDSDSDSDDSDDDDDDDDDDDDDDDEEDEDNKNGDDGEETDNSVEKSDDTKKSEQDQAQKLQMQQRELEQNYQLQQHIQHPQSVIQTNAALPQALMEGAVAPGLITPKDLNGLRQQLSNHSKESVAQSVITQFPSAAAAAVHQLPVNLSIRTPQGAQNNEPPNKETHTPATTGQTKKPRKPNVFIDDEKYAMAKTLVAQNASTMEIARALNVSQMTAWKVRDAIVKGLPLSYRNKRDGRSASNGSSVCGEAAGGAVTDSIESQMAHQLLLQQQLQQEQHRQLQIQQQHQQQKRLQQQQQERLRLLQRQQQQLKEQQHLQKQQLQQQQQQLQEQQQLAQQQQQLLDGQHYATSQPSASPPQYEQPATSTPTTAPGPVKFVHPRRRLKAAEREQRDKEITREILELIREDSNIQYWKVSARLAEKGFPISPSSVCQKLKSMGIHRRWKPGDKPPMMVDMDQLKAASAIAGNLVPPPNAAEEGYEQQFDMGGAHFLSAFTR
- the LOC105224928 gene encoding uncharacterized protein LOC105224928 isoform X1; translation: METNSVQLCRICISTNVGCTQMISIFGEDSLWQKITTLADVKIEKGDTLPQQVCVTCAKNAISACLFKKKCEDADNFFRQQLLIQKFENRTSTGSNAASAQPEVDSTDQVPEVAAMESYGGSDGDGEGPHDQTHVSASAHSNGLMIEEDDGEIKFPYAKPPFDFHSIRLMHEYMQQQLSKINGSHKSAGADNSGANSDAAADDDEEDPLPLMPEVQLLTPNDEVAVVGGANNNNIPAYGGVEQPALRGYQCPDCFQIFEMKQILKAHMQSVHGTQGPVYECTNCKKTYFYKRFLEKHVRRGRCVKKRRNQTRPMQCSDCHVLFPTGHHLGWHKRTGCPSRAAKMPLQQLLKQNIVEYNNFPKRVGIRKPENALYLHNRKLHIANNKRKGRTRIKLDSKKIALAKQLILREATTTVIANELNISRTFAWRLRKSLVNGVSLHERVIDNNGEECDETAAQPMVADSTEELPRLYPLAQPLDQFAQMQRMVKQEKSESDDESEEGEGGEERDSRRENEAAGVEQQENNEAHARALEVPREQLQHEQYAAAAAAAEKQQLQAEESALTAKLMEQQLLQLQQQQQQQSLNNANNAEGDNDNDDDSDSDSDDSDDDDDDDDDDDDDDDEEDEDNKNGDDGEETDNSVEKSDDTKKSEQDQAQKLQMQQRELEQNYQLQQHIQHPQSVIQTNAALPQALMEGAVAPGLITPKDLNGLRQQLSNHSKESVAQSVITQFPSAAAAAVHQLPVNLSIRTPQGAQNNEPPNKETHTPATTGQTKKPRKPNVFIDDEKYAMAKTLVAQNASTMEIARALNVSQMTAWKVRDAIVKGLPLSYRNKRDGRSASNGSSVCGEAAGGAVTDSIESQMAHQLLLQQQLQQEQHRQLQIQQQHQQQKRLQQQQQERLRLLQRQQQQLKEQQHLQKQQLQQQQQQLQEQQQLAQQQQQLLDGQHYATSQPSASPPQYEQPATSTPTTAPGPVKFVHPRRRLKAAEREQRDKEITREILELIREDSNIQYWKVSARLAEKGFPISPSSVCQKLKSMGIHRRWKPGDKPPMMVDMDQLKAASAIAGNLVPPPNAAEEGYEQQFDMGGAHFLSAFTR